Proteins from one Belonocnema kinseyi isolate 2016_QV_RU_SX_M_011 chromosome 8, B_treatae_v1, whole genome shotgun sequence genomic window:
- the LOC117178914 gene encoding protein-tyrosine sulfotransferase, translated as MHWQYWLHPVSRRVRVTKYTLGMTLSPRGTRKGPIICILIGVFFLTLYQLGLICSGPKDRPNAVMVSKQKYVVGSRDQKAYPYDRYMPLIFIGGMPRSGTTLMRAMLDAHPEVRCGQETRVIPRILQMRTQWYKSERESLRLEEAGLSKEVINGAIAAFCLEVIARHGEPAPRLCNKDPLTLKLGSYVLELFPNAKFIFMVRDGRATVHSIITRKVTITGFDLKSYRQCLTKWNFAISTMYNQCKEVGPERCLMVPYEQLVLHPRVWLEKILMYLDVPWNESVLHHEEFINKPGGVPLSKVERSSDQVIKPINLEALTKWVGHIPQDVIDEMADIAPMLSVLGYDPYANPPKYGAPDKLVSDNTRKVLADDDAWAKKVRELSLVVHPPPAPVNANTVANTEDYPDSTKNA; from the exons ATGCACTGGCAGTATTGGTTGCATCCCGTTAGTCGAAGAGTGCGTGTGACTAAATACACATTAGGAATGACGCTATCGCCCCGTGGGACACGAAAAGGTCCCATCATCTGCATTCTTATCGGCGTTTTCTTCCTAACCCTCTATCAACTTGGACTTATATGCAGTGGCCCAAAGGACAGACCAAATGCTGTCATGGTATCCAAACAG aaatatgtggTTGGTTCTCGCGACCAGAAAGCGTATCCCTACGATAGGTATATGCCTCTAATTTTTATTGGAGGAATGCCTCGATCAGGAACGACTTTGATGCGTGCCATGTTGGACGCACATCCAGAAGTGAG ATGTGGTCAAGAGACAAGGGTAATCCCGAGAATATTGCAGATGAGAACACAATGGTATAAATCTGAAAGAGAAAGTTTACGTCTTGAGGAAGCTGGACTTTCAAAAGAG GTAATTAATGGTGCGATAGCAGCCTTTTGTCTCGAGGTAATAGCAAGACACGGTGAACCAGCTCCACGTTTGTGCAACAAAGATCCACTTACCTTGAAGCTGGGTTCTTATGTTCTCGAGCTATTCCCCAATGCTAAGTTTATTTTTATGGTCCGAGACGGACGAGCGACTGTACATTCTATTATAACCAGAAAG GTGACAATTACCGGTTTTGACCTAAAATCCTACAGACAATGCCTGACTAAATGGAACTTTGCAATTTCTACGATGTATAATCAATGCAAAGAAGTTGGTCCTGAACGTTGTTTAATGGTTCCTTATGAACAGCTGGTTCTTCATCCTCGCGTGTGGCTGGAGAAGATTCTCATGTACTTGGATGTACCCTGGAACGAGTCAGTTCTCCATCACGAAGAATTCATCAATAAACCTGGCGGAGTTCCTCTCAGCAA AGTCGAGCGATCATCGGATCAAGTAATTAAGCCCATAAACTTGGAGGCTTTGACGAAATGGGTTGGCCACATCCCTCAGGACGTAATTGATGAAATGGCTGATATTGCACCAATGCTCTCGGTTCTTGGCTACGATCCTTATGCAAATCCACCAAAATACGGTGCCCCAGATAAATTAGTGAGCGATAATACGCGAAA ggtGCTTGCAGATGATGACGCATGGGCAAAGAAAGTTCGAGAACTTTCCTTAGTCGTCCATCCTCCTCCTGCTCCTGTAAATGCTAACACTGTAGCAAACACTGAAGATTACCCGGATTCAACAAAAAACGCGTGA